From a region of the Panthera uncia isolate 11264 chromosome B1, Puncia_PCG_1.0, whole genome shotgun sequence genome:
- the LOC125923163 gene encoding LOW QUALITY PROTEIN: tRNA (guanine(6)-N2)-methyltransferase THUMP3-like (The sequence of the model RefSeq protein was modified relative to this genomic sequence to represent the inferred CDS: deleted 1 base in 1 codon), translated as MRNLGSTANMSDVQEATNQLLDVNLHGNQRSIQVTESGPRSESEHLQVTIGATVPTGFEQTAADEVREKLGSSCKISKDRGKIYFDISVESLAQVHCLRSVDNLFVVVKEFKDYQFKETKGEVLKDFEELAGKLPWSEPLKVWNVNISFKKKKTKRKKINQNSSKEKIDNGQGDKAEERDDKKGFTNKTLDSHILDYYENPAIKEEISTLVEDDLASCKDETDEGSKEETPEVLKFRVTCNRAGEKHCFSSNEAARDFGGGVQDYFKWKADMTNFDVEVLLNIHDNEIVVGIALTEESLHRRNITHFGLTTLRSTLAYGMLRLCAPQPTDIIVDPMCGTGAIPIEGATEWSNCYHIAGDNNPLAVNRAANNISSLLTKSQIKEGKVSWGLPIDAVQWDICNLPLRTGSVDIIVTDMPFGKRMGSKKRNWNLYPACLREMSRVCRPGTGRAVLLTQDKKCFTKALSRMGHVWRKVHTVWVNIGGLHAAVYLLKRTPQAFVHPVEQHGERTPW; from the exons ATGAGGAATCTTGGAAGCACTGCCAACATGTCTGATGTTCAAGAAGCCACTAACCAACTTCTGGATGTGAACCTTCATGGGAACCAGAGGTCTATACAAGTGACAGAAAGTGGTCCCAGAAGTGAGTCTGAGCACCTCCAAGTCACTATTGGAGCCACTGTACCTACCGGTTTTGAGCAAACAGCTGCAGATGAAGTGAGAGAGAAATTGGGGTCATCGTGCAAAATCAGCAAAGACCGGGGCAAGATATATTTTGACATTTCAGTGGAAAGTCTGGCTCAGGTTCATTGTCTGAGATCAGTTGATAACTTATTTGTGGTTGTTAAGGAGTTTAAAGATTACCAGTTcaaagaaacaaagggagaagTTTTAAAGGATTTTGAAGAGTTGGCTGGGAAGCTTCCATGGTCAGAACCTTTAAAAGTATGGAATGTTAACAtcagtttcaag aaaaaaaaaacaaagcgcAAAAAGATAAATCAGAATTCAAGTAAAGAGAAGATTGATAATGGACAAGGAGATAAAGCAGAAGAGAGGGATGATAAAAAAGGATTCACCAACAAAACCTTAGATTCCCATATCTTAGACTATTACGAAAATCCAGCCATTAAAGAAGAGATATCAACATTAGTAGAGGATGATTTGGCATCTTGCAAAGATGAGACTGATGAAGGCTCAAAAGAAGAAACTCCTGAGGTGCTGAAGTTTAGAGTCACGTGCAACAGGGCAGGAGAAAAACACTGCTTTTCCTCAAATGAGGCTGCAAGAGATTTTGGGGGTGGTGTTCAAGATTATTTTAAGTGGAAGGCTGACATGACCAACTTTGATGTGGAGGTTCTTTTGAACATCCATGATAATGAAATTGTTGTGGGCATTGCATTGACAGAAGAGAGTCTCCATCGAAGAAATATCACACATTTTggacttacaactctgagatctaCTCTTGCCTACGGgatgctcaggctctgtgctcctcAACCTACTGATATAATAGTTGATCCGATGTGTGGAACAGGGGCAATCCCAATAGAGGGGGCTACTGAATGGTCTAACTGTTATCATATTGCTGGTGATAATAATCCGTTGGCTGTGAATAGAGCAGCAAATAACATCTCATCTTTATTGACCAAGAGCCAAATTAAAGAAGGCAAAGTGTCCTGGGGCTTGCCCATAGATGCTGTTCAGTGGGATATCTGCAATCTGCCATTGAGAACTGGTTCTGTGGACATTATTGTAACAGACATGCCATTTGGAAAAAGGATGGGCTCCAaaaagagaaactggaacctttaTCCAGCTTGCCTACGGGAGATGAGCCGCGTCTGTAGACCAGGGACAGGCCGAGCTGTGCTACTTACTCAGGACAAGAAATGCTTTACCAAGGCATTATCCAGAATGGGACATGTTTGGCGGAAGGTGCATACAGTCTGGGTGAACATAGGGGGTCTTCATGCAGCAGTTTATCTTCTGAAACGTACACCTCAAGCTTTTGTTCATCCTGTAGAACAACATGGGGAAAGAACTCCTTGGTGA